The following are encoded in a window of Amaranthus tricolor cultivar Red isolate AtriRed21 chromosome 2, ASM2621246v1, whole genome shotgun sequence genomic DNA:
- the LOC130807057 gene encoding cyclin-dependent kinase F-1-like: MDSPTSSKSWSIYGRKEITTKYEIHEKIGSGAYSDVYRAQRRSDGYPFALKEIHDYQSAFREIEALQTLKNCPNVVILHEYFWREDEDAVLVLEYLKTDLYSLIREAKKNWKDGISPGEIKRWMIQILHGVDACHRNSIVHRDLKPSNLLISDDGVLKLADFGQARILLEPGFVASADELQHNEQNATAASQSYTHQHSEFVSNDLSEQACGTEQQGIKTKELVERKAKTAATDDTDNDSNIPDGDNSCLATYTMSEVEDDPFKGCHTYETDEGGENWYGPLTSCVGTRWFRAPELLYGSTNYGVEIDLWSLGCIFAELFSLEPLFPGVSDIDQLARIFNVLGKLTEETFPGCSNLPDYKIISFCKIEKPAGIESCLPNRSPNEILIVQKLLCLDPAGRATAMELLQDKYLTEDPLPVPVPELRVPSTICDSDEDSPGDRFDFWETGSDSDFDEYGGVNVTKTGNGFSIRFD; encoded by the exons ATGGATTCACCCACTTCATCAAAAAGTTGGAGCATTTATGGAAGAAAAGAAATCACAACTAAATACGAAATCCATGAAAAAATTGGCTCCGGTGCATATTCAGATGTTTATCGCGCACAGCGCAGATCAGACGGTTATCCTTTCGCCTTGAAAGAGATCCATGATTACCAAAGCGCATTTCGTGAAATCGAAGCTcttcaaaccctaaaaaattgCCCAAATGTAGTCATTTTACACGAGTATTTTTGGAGGGAAGATGAAGATGCTGTTCTTGTTTTGGAATATTTAAAGActgatttatattctttgatAAGAGAAGCTAAAAAGAATTGGAAAGATGGGATTTCTCCTGGGGAGATTAAGAGATGGATGATTCAAATTTTACATGGTGTTGATGCTTGTCATAGGAATTCAATTGTTCATCGTGATCTTAAACcgtctaatttgttgatttctGATGATGGGGTTTTGAAATTGGCTGATTTTGGTCAG GCAAGGATTCTCTTGGAGCCAGGCTTTGTGGCATCAGCTGACGAATTGCAACACAACGAGCAAAACGCTACTGCTGCAAGCCAGTCATATACACATCAACACTCTGAATTCGTCAGCAATGACTTGAGTGAACAGGCATGTGGAACTGAGCAGCAAGGTATCAAAACCAAAGAATTAGTTGAGCGGAAGGCTAAAACCGCTGCTACAGATGACACCGATAATGATTCAAACATCCCCGATGGAGATAACTCGTGTCTTGCCACTTACACTATGAGTGAAGTCGAAGATGATCCCTTCAAAGGTTGTCATACATATGAAACCGATGAAGGAGGGGAAAACTGGTATGGTCCTTTAACTTCATGTGTTGGGACTCGATGGTTTAGAGCTCCTGAATTGCTCTATGGTTCGACAAACTATGGAGTCGAAATTGACCTCTGGTCATTAGGGTGCATCTTTGCCGAGCTTTTCAGCTTAGAACCTCTCTTTCCTGGGGTCTCGGATATTGATCAGCTTGCTAGAATTTTTAACGTTTTGGGTAAATTAACAGAGGAAACTTTTCCCGGTTGTTCAAACCTCCCGGATTATAAAATCATTTCGTTCTGTAAGATAGAAAAACCTGCCGGGATAGAATCTTGTTTACCAAACCGTTCACCGAATGAAATCCTTATAGTTCAGAAGCTTTTGTGTCTTGATCCTGCAGGTAGAGCTACCGCAATGGAGCTGTTGCAAGACAAGTACCTAACGGAGGATCCTTTGCCAGTTCCGGTTCCTGAGCTGAGAGTTCCATCGACTATATGTGACAGTGATGAGGATTCCCCAGGTGATCGGTTTGACTTCTGGGAAACAGGTTCAGACTCGGATTTTGATGAATATGGTGGGGTAAATGTAACTAAAACTGGCAATGGTTTTTCGATTCGCTTTGACTGA
- the LOC130807056 gene encoding probable plastidic glucose transporter 2 isoform X1, producing MNFPTYKRMNSRDYAETMDVEDHSGFLLNDTWVNNGKPSWKRSLPHVLVATLTSFLFGYHIGVVNEPLESISLDLGFKGNTLAEGFVVSACLGGAFVGCVFSGSIADGFGRRRAFQLSALPMILGPSISAMAKTLQAMLLGRLLVGFGMGLGSSVAALYVAEISPAFVRGTYGSFIQIATCLGLMAALVIGIPSKDIIEWWRMCFWLSTIPAATLGLGMILCAESPIWLYKQGRSSEAETEFEKLLGGPHVHSAMVELEKADRGDTDGVTLSELLSGRHSKVVFIGSILYALQQLSGINAVFYFSSTVFRSVGVPANLTNVFIGISNLAGSIIAMTFMDKVGRKMLLLWSFLGMAVSMGLQVAGASSYMPEAIAFYLSVGGVLLYVLTFAVGAGPVPGLLLPEIFPSRIRAKAIAFCMSVHWVFNFLVGLLFLRLLEKLGPQILYTMFSSICLLAVAFVKKNVIETKGRTLQEIEIALLPDE from the exons ATGAATTTTCCTACTTATAAACGGATGAATTCAAGAGATTACGCCGAAACAATGGATGTAGAAGATCACTCAG gTTTCTTGCTGAATGATACTTGGGTAAATAATGGGAAGCCTTCATGGAAGCGATCATTGCCTCATGTACTTGTGGCAACTTTGACATCATTTTTGTTTGGCTACCATATAGG AGTTGTTAACGAACCACTTGAAAGCATTTCTCTTGATCTTGGATTTAAAGGCAACACGCTAGCAGAAG GTTTTGTGGTGAGCGCATGCCTTGGGGGTGCTTTTGTTGGTTGTGTTTTTAGTGGCTCAATTGCTGATGGATTTGGACGTCGCAGAGCTTTTCAGTTATCTGCGCTTCCCATGATACTAGGTCCTTCTATAAG TGCAATGGCAAAAACACTGCAGGCTATGCTGTTGGGAAGGCTGTTAGTTGGATTTGGCATGGGTTTGGGTTCTTCTGTTGCTGCTCTCTATGTGGCAGAG ATTTCTCCAGCTTTCGTAAGAGGTACCTATGGGAGCTTCATTCAGATCGCAACATGTCTTGGTCTCATGGCAGCTCTAGTTATCGGAATCCCCTCAAAAGATATTATTGAATG GTGGCGCATGTGTTTTTGGCTGTCTACCATTCCAGCTGCTACACTTGGCCTTGGCATGATACTCTGTGCTGAGAGCCCAATTTGGCTTTACAAG CAAGGAAGAAGCTCAGAGGCCGAGACTGAATTCGAGAAACTCTTGGGTGGGCCACATGTCCACTCTGCTATGGTGGAATTGGAAAAGGCCGACAGAGGAGACACGGACGGAGTAACACTATCGGAGTTACTTTCTGGTCGACATTCGAAAG TTGTTTTTATTGGATCAATCCTGTATGCTTTGCAGCAGCTATCTGGCATAAACGCTGTTTTCTACTTCTCGTCAACTGTATTTAGAAGTGTTGGTGTACCAGCAAACCTTACGAACGTGTTTATAGGAATCTCCAATTTAGCAG GCTCGATTATTGCGATGACATTTATGGACAAGGTGGGGAGAAAAATGCTGCTGCTTTGGAGCTTCTTGGGCATG GCTGTATCAATGGGTCTACAAGTTGCTGGCGCAAGTTCTTATATGCCGGAGGCTATAGCATTTTACTTATCTGTTGGTGGTGTGCTATT ATATGTTTTAACATTTGCGGTTGGTGCTGGTCCTGTTCCGGGTCTGCTCCTCCCTGAAATATTTCCAAGCCGGATTAGAGCAAAAGCGATAGCTTTTTGTATGTCGGTCCATTGG GTCTTTAACTTCTTGGTGGGATTGTTGTTCTTGCGTCTACTTGAAAAACTAGGACCGCAGATCCTGTATACTATGTTCAGCAGTATCTGCTTACTAGCTGTTGCCTTCGTTAAGAAGAACGTGATAGAGACAAAAGGAAGAACGCTTCAAGAAATCGAGATTGCTCTTCTTCCCGATGAATAG
- the LOC130807056 gene encoding probable plastidic glucose transporter 2 isoform X2, whose product MNFPTYKRMNSRDYAETMDVEDHSGFLLNDTWVNNGKPSWKRSLPHVLVATLTSFLFGYHIGVVNEPLESISLDLGFKGNTLAEGFVVSACLGGAFVGCVFSGSIADGFGRRRAFQLSALPMILGPSISAMAKTLQAMLLGRLLVGFGMGLGSSVAALYVAEISPAFVRGTYGSFIQIATCLGLMAALVIGIPSKDIIEWWRMCFWLSTIPAATLGLGMILCAESPIWLYKQGRSSEAETEFEKLLGGPHVHSAMVELEKADRGDTDGVTLSELLSGRHSKVVFIGSILYALQQLSGINAVFYFSSTVFRSVGVPANLTNVFIGISNLAGSIIAMTFMDKVGRKMLLLWSFLGMAVSMGLQVAGASSYMPEAIAFYLSVGGVLLYVLTFAVGAGPVPGLLLPEIFPSRIRAKAIAFCMSVHWLSYRSLTSWWDCCSCVYLKN is encoded by the exons ATGAATTTTCCTACTTATAAACGGATGAATTCAAGAGATTACGCCGAAACAATGGATGTAGAAGATCACTCAG gTTTCTTGCTGAATGATACTTGGGTAAATAATGGGAAGCCTTCATGGAAGCGATCATTGCCTCATGTACTTGTGGCAACTTTGACATCATTTTTGTTTGGCTACCATATAGG AGTTGTTAACGAACCACTTGAAAGCATTTCTCTTGATCTTGGATTTAAAGGCAACACGCTAGCAGAAG GTTTTGTGGTGAGCGCATGCCTTGGGGGTGCTTTTGTTGGTTGTGTTTTTAGTGGCTCAATTGCTGATGGATTTGGACGTCGCAGAGCTTTTCAGTTATCTGCGCTTCCCATGATACTAGGTCCTTCTATAAG TGCAATGGCAAAAACACTGCAGGCTATGCTGTTGGGAAGGCTGTTAGTTGGATTTGGCATGGGTTTGGGTTCTTCTGTTGCTGCTCTCTATGTGGCAGAG ATTTCTCCAGCTTTCGTAAGAGGTACCTATGGGAGCTTCATTCAGATCGCAACATGTCTTGGTCTCATGGCAGCTCTAGTTATCGGAATCCCCTCAAAAGATATTATTGAATG GTGGCGCATGTGTTTTTGGCTGTCTACCATTCCAGCTGCTACACTTGGCCTTGGCATGATACTCTGTGCTGAGAGCCCAATTTGGCTTTACAAG CAAGGAAGAAGCTCAGAGGCCGAGACTGAATTCGAGAAACTCTTGGGTGGGCCACATGTCCACTCTGCTATGGTGGAATTGGAAAAGGCCGACAGAGGAGACACGGACGGAGTAACACTATCGGAGTTACTTTCTGGTCGACATTCGAAAG TTGTTTTTATTGGATCAATCCTGTATGCTTTGCAGCAGCTATCTGGCATAAACGCTGTTTTCTACTTCTCGTCAACTGTATTTAGAAGTGTTGGTGTACCAGCAAACCTTACGAACGTGTTTATAGGAATCTCCAATTTAGCAG GCTCGATTATTGCGATGACATTTATGGACAAGGTGGGGAGAAAAATGCTGCTGCTTTGGAGCTTCTTGGGCATG GCTGTATCAATGGGTCTACAAGTTGCTGGCGCAAGTTCTTATATGCCGGAGGCTATAGCATTTTACTTATCTGTTGGTGGTGTGCTATT ATATGTTTTAACATTTGCGGTTGGTGCTGGTCCTGTTCCGGGTCTGCTCCTCCCTGAAATATTTCCAAGCCGGATTAGAGCAAAAGCGATAGCTTTTTGTATGTCGGTCCATTGG CTTTCATACAGGTCTTTAACTTCTTGGTGGGATTGTTGTTCTTGCGTCTACTTGAAAAACTAG
- the LOC130805429 gene encoding uncharacterized protein LOC130805429, translating into MYDRVLTNTHTLVGMTESFPIKVGLHQGSALSPFIFTVINIMEEISKSIWETVPWRMPFADDIVLVAKTKEEANSKLEDFSGTESIGEPEVTIRGEVIACTSKFKYLGLAGVVVWDRMLARKEGFRTEDGSNRNAYAEVDV; encoded by the exons atgtatgacagagtGTTGACTAACACACATACACTGGTGGGTATGACAGAGTCTTTCCCAATTAAAGTGGGACTGCATCAGGGATCAGCACTAAGTCCTTTTATTTTTACAGTCATTAATATTATGGAGGAAATCTCTAAATCCATCTGGGAAACCGTACCATGGCGCATGCCTTTTGCTGATGATATAGTTTTGGTCGCAAAAACGAAGGAGGAggctaatagtaaattggaaga TTTCAGTGGGACAGAATCGATAGGGGAGCCAGAGGTGACCATAAGGGGAGAAGTTATTGCATGTACatccaagttcaaatatttaGGATTG GCCGGCGTTGTTGTATGGGACAGAATGTTGGCTCGTAAAGAAGGTTTTCGAACAGAAGATGGAAGTAACAGAAATgcatatgctgaggtggatgtgtga
- the LOC130805009 gene encoding uncharacterized protein LOC130805009, whose translation MASPPHQPLLSSLVVRPSDSGGGGGSDYEPGEVRRDAPPYSRSDRYSDDTGYNRGRAASVSPVRRREVDRRYSPGPINRFDGPPRHRGFGGGRENLRSPVRYRDFSPPPHSRGRGGRSFGRGFDGPGYGRGAIRGEGGMHKNNTNVRPREGDWYCTDPACGNLNFARREFCNNCKRPRYGAAGSPRRGHGGPPPPMGPSRRFPGHPMERSPGRFGNGYRSPPRGWPRDGPRDFGPGGLPPPRHEGRFADHHLRRDRPDYPDEDFRDRGKFDRPPPPEWGPRDHGRDIFLDRKGYDRRPPSPLASLAPPPRGRWADRDARERSRSPPMRGGPPPKEFRRDPFMERGRDDRRGAGRDRIGNMF comes from the exons ATGGCATCGCCACCACACCAACCATTGCTGAGCAGCCTCGTTGTTCGCCCCTCCGACAGTGGCGGTGGCGGCGGCAGCGATTACGAACCCGGCGAAGTCCGTCGTGATGCTCCTCCTTATTCTCGCTCTGATCGTTATTCCGATGATACTG GGTATAATAGAGGACGAGCAGCTTCTGTATCTCCTGTGCGTCGCAGAGAAGTGGACCGTAGATATAGTCCTGGTCCCATCAACCGTTTTGATGGTCCACCCCGGCATCGTGGGTTTGGGGGCGGTAGAGAGAATTTGAGGTCTCCGGTTCGCTACCGCGACTTCTCACCACCCCCTCATTCTCGAGGAAGGGGTGGTCGTTCTTTTGGAAGAGGATTTGATGGTCCTGGTTATGGTCGTGGGGCAATCAGAGGGGAAGGAGGAATGCACAAGAACAATACTAATGTGCGGCCAAGAGAAGGAGATTGGTACTGCACGGATCCAGC GTGTGGCAACCTAAACTTCGCCAGGCGGGAGTTTTGCAACAACTGTAAAAGGCCTCGTTATGGAGCTGCTGGAAGTCCTCGGAGAGGACATGGTGGGCCACCTCCGCCTATGGGACCGTCACGGAGATTCCCTGGCCATCCAATGGAACGCTCTCCTGGAAGATTCGGTAACGGCTACAGATCACCTCCTCGTGGCTGGCCAAGAGATGGGCCGAGGGATTTTGGACCTGGTGGACTGCCACCTCCAAGACACGAAGGAAGGTTTGCTGACCACCATCTCCGGAGGGATCGACCTGACTATCCTGATGAAGATTTTAGAGATCGTGGCAAGTTTGACAGGCCACCACCACCAGAGTGGGGACCAAGAGACCATGGACGGGACATCTTTTTGGATAGGAAAGGGTATGATAGGCGACCACCATCTCCACTTGCATCCCTCGCACCACCACCTCGTGGACGTTGGGCTGATCGTGACGCGAGAGAGAGAAGCCGCTCTCCTCCCATGAGGGGTGGGCCACCACCTAAGGAGTTCCGAAGGGACCCTTTCATGGAAAGGGGGAGGGATGATAGGCGTGGAGCTGGACGAGACAGGATTGGCAACATGTTCTAG